From the genome of Chelmon rostratus isolate fCheRos1 chromosome 1, fCheRos1.pri, whole genome shotgun sequence, one region includes:
- the trim66 gene encoding tripartite motif-containing protein 66 isoform X3: MEKSCSECSEPTLAHSLCTVCNKWLCYQCTDVHQHQRAPTTSQYTDLHPQQRPGAMQRPDLHQRGSGSLPPTGQGPGSYPCSLLMCHSHRQEPLELFCESCDLLCCSSCHLSSHKNHRVVQIGKALQDQQWLLESLMVQVEERRSAVENNAKQIEDRLHGVKIAHRKAENQIKMAKMIMMNELNKRANLLIEQLEKISEDFQQHLEDQLQGAIEICGQLDHVQKFITWATTHHCRGPVLFSRALISLQMQQLLEPSFHSDSWSPVKIRFNWDASYWTKQISSLGQLTVEGGNCTYPQGLACSSILRPQPITCLALPPVCHRGREPSCGYKACCEPQMCCLHGIPSQPDLSGLDKSQLEASLCTSSCVQPALISASLHQSQQLQRCWDPDNSSQCPPPSSPVAMMGPIQLNCSRGSTSQPQATASQPQPHTKSYLYHQRQREVPPDSQAQPSADRSRPGQCQGKLSTSAALLQDLSHSAVDRDVMTEDIWEERCRVEEARGQTTAADCRELLDEELQQDRREQSPVQHQQQLHVPLAAELRKEPQRNRPALLLRDHRDGRSESCIPLPRATDQRSTSLEVSMTAHECVSDVQSSRLSPSLVCARRKRRSQSIPAELVAPSSSPYSERPTGCTHGLEAGAANKCASVDPRQRRASDGVLCVVKETSTDTAPSRGHRSPLLSYKTEPDHCFSHVNEEIDYDAEEKSRMSRNGHNSSTDVQKDSRRPRVPVVCLERLKILVSQLPPHGRRQSDPLPASGAERSDALLQQRAWHEATPEGLPGGSETTRTTHSLTAPPYAERQYTTHSTTSETDSRGRISSHKASTLLTADPEHLPQSYSTLDLDSDSDPRSVSEEDVVVSWTDPDPQLDSDASPESDPNAESSSEAELECVAEEKSVAAGEMGLCAETGIAGDSEPSLEYEADPESDAGVGSEDGRGLDADAESGDAETGSDVQPNYDPSFHAETDSDVVSDQPPDSQGSLESELDVESEPELTTDEPQPLRSDLEEESHIGPGQRPLLIANPVAQRGTDEVQPDQDNTEMESEDFCAVCLIGGDLLCCDRCPKVFHLSCHIPSLLSFPSGDWVCSLCRDVVQPEVEYDCENERTSGEHTLAHGLPACDQRKCERLTLLILSNILSAPFHEPVSPLARHYYQIIKRPMDLSVIRAKLNKRNTRHYRSPEQFVADVYLMFRNCAKFNYPDSEVAQAGRSLEAFFISKLKEVFPDRGFPAAEADSDSDEYDEAYRAAEGGFPWPERREQCHRKRKRRNSLKARRHHF; this comes from the exons ATGGAGAAG agCTGCTCAGAGTGCTCAGAGCCGACACTTGCACACAGCCTGTGTACAGTCTGCAACAAGTGGTTGTGTTACCAGTGCACAGATGTGCATCAGCATCAGAGAGCCCCCACCACTTCACAGTACACAGACTTGCACCCACAGCAGAGGCCCGGTGCCATGCAGCGTCCTGACCTGCACCAGAGAGGCTCCGGCTCCCTGCCTCCGACTGGACAAG GTCCGGGGTCGTATCCTTGTTCCCTCCTCATGTGCCACTCTCACAGACAGGAGCCCTTGGAGCTGTTTTGTGAGTCATGTGACCTTCTGTGCTGTAGCAGCTGTCACCTGTCCTCCCACAAAAACCACAG GGTGGTGCAGATTGGGAAGGCCCTGCAGGATCAGCAGTGGCTGTTGGAGAGCCTGatggtgcaggtggaggagaggaggtctGCAGTGGAGAACAATGCTAAACAGATAGAGGACAG GCTTCATGGAGTAAAGATTGCACACAGGAAGGCAGAGAACCAGATTAAAATGGCAAAGATGATTATGATGAACGAGCTTAACAAACGAGCCAACCTATTAATAGAGCAACTGGAG aaaatctCGGAGGACTTCCAGCAGCATCTGGAGGACCAGCTGCAGGGGGCAATAGAGATATGTGGCCAGCTGGACCATGTTCAGAAGTTCATCACCTGGGCCACGACCCACCACTGCAGAGGCCCGGTGCTCTTCAGCCGGGCTCTG ATTTCGCTCCAGATGCAGCAACTGCTTGAGCCGTCATTTCACTCAGACTCCTGGAGTCCTGTCAAGATCAGATTCAACTGGGATGCCAGTTACTGGACGAAGCAGATTTCCTCTTTAG GCCAGCTCACTGTTGAAGGGGGAAACTGCACTTATCCTCAGGGCTTGGCCTGCTCCAGTATTCTGAGGCCTCAGCCAATCACCTGCTTGGCTCTGCCGCCTGTGTGTCACAGAGGACGTGAGCCGAGCTGTGGGTACAAGGCCTGCTGTGAGCCCCAGATGTGTTGCCTGCACGGCATTCCCTCTCAACCAGATCTGTCCGGTCTAGACAAAAGCCAGCTGGAAGCCTCTCTTTGTACCTCCAGCTGTGTTCAGCCTGCCCTTATCTCCGCCTCCTTGCACCAgagccagcagctccagaggtGCTGGGACCCAGACAACTCATCGCAGTGTCCTCCCCCTTCATCACCCGTAGCAATGATGGGACCCATCCAGCTCAACTGCAGTCGAGGATCAACATCCCAGCCACAAGCTACTGCTTCTCAGCCCCAGCCTCACACAAAATCTTATCTCTACCACCAACGCCAGAGAGAGGTTCCTCCAGATAGCCAGGCACAGCCAAGTGCAGACCGTAGCAGGCCAGGCCAGTGTCAGGGGAAGCTGTCGACCAGCGCCGCTCTGCTGCAGGATCTCAGCCACTCAGCTGTGGACAGAGATGTGATGACTGAAGACATCTGGGAGGAGAGAtgcagggtggaggaggctcGGGGACAGACGACGGCAGCTGAttgcagagagctgctggatgaggagctgcagcaggacaggagggagCAGAGTCCTGtccaacatcagcagcagctccatgtTCCTCTTGCAGCAGAGCTGAGAAAGGAGCCGCAGAGGAACAGACCTGCACTGCTACTCAGAGACCACAGAGACGGCAGG TCTGAATCCTGCATACCTCTCCCAAGGGCCACGGATCAG AGATCCACGTCCCTGGAGGTGTCAATGACAGCCCacgagtgtgtgtctgatgtgcagagcagcaggctcAGCCCGAGTTTAGTGTGcgcgaggaggaagaggcgcTCCCAAAGCATCCCGGCGGAACTGGTGGCTCCATCTAGCAGCCCTTACTCCGAAAGGCCCACAGGATGCACTCACGGCCTGGAGGCAGGAGCTGCAAATAAG TGTGCCAGCGTGGATCCCAGACAGAGGAGAGCTTCAGATGGGGTTCTCTGTGTTGTCAAAGAAACTTCGACTGACACAGCACCCTCCAGAGGCCACCggtctcctctgctgtcctATAAGACTGAGCCAG aTCATTGTTTTTCTCACGTGAATGAAGAGATTGATTATGATGCCGAGGAGAAAAGCAGGATGTCGAGAAATGGCCACAACAG TAGCACGGATGTTCAGAAGGACTCGAGAAGGCCCAGGGTTCCAGTGGTTTGCTTAGAGCGTCTCAAAATACTTGTGTCTCAGCTCCCCCCACATGGACGACGGCAGAGTGACCCTCTTCCTGCCAGCGGGGCGGAGAGGAGTGACgccctcctgcagcagagagcctgGCACGAAGCAACACCTGAA GGACTACCTGGAGGCTCTGAGACCACGAGGACCACCCACTCACTCACAGCACCACCATATGCAGAGCGTCAGTATACCACACACTCCACCACCAGTGAGACCGACAGTCGAGGGAGAATCAGCTCTCATAAAGCATCCACACTGCTGACCGCTGACCCCGAACACTTGCCACAGAGTTACTCCACACTGGatctggactctgactctgatcCCAGGTCAGTCTCAGAAGAAGACGTAGTTGTTTCTTGGACTGATCCAGACCCACAGCTAGACTCAGATGCATCGCCAGAGTCTGACCCAAATGCAGAGTCTTCATCGGAGGCTGAACTTGAATGTGTGGCTGAGGAGAAATCGGTGGCTGCAGGAGAGATGGGGCTCTGCGCTGAAACTGGTATTGCAGGAGATTCAGAGCCAAGTCTCGAGTATGAGGCAGACCCAGAATCAGATGCAGGGGTAGGATCAGAGGATGGCCGAGGGCTGGACGCTGATGCGGAATCAGGCGATGCTGAAACGGGGTCAGATGTCCAGCCTAACTATGACCCCAGTTTCCATGCAGAGACTGATTCTGACGTCGTATCCGATCAGCCTCCAGACTCTCAGGGCTCTCTGGAGTCCGAGCTCGACGTAGAATCGGAACCTGAACTGACAACCGACGAACCGCAACCCCTTCGCTCTGACCTGGAGGAGGAGTCCCACATTGGTCCCGGTCAGAGGCCGCTTCTGATTGCAAACCCCGTCGCCCAGAGGGGCACAGACGAAGTCCAGCCTGACCAGGacaacacagagatggagagtgaggacttctgtgctgtgtgtctgatTGGAGGAgacctgctgtgctgtgacCGCTGTCCCAAAGTCTTTCATCTGTCTTGCCATATCCCGTCTCTGCTAAGCTTCCCCTC AGGTGACTGGGTGTGCAGCCTGTGCAGAGACGTTGTGCAGCCAGAGGTTGAGTACGACTGTGAGAATGAAAGAACATCTGGAGAACACACATTGGCACATGGACTGCCTGCATGTGACCAGAGA aaatgtgagcGGCTGACTCTTCTGATCCTCAGTAACATCCTGAGCGCTCCCTTTCATGAGCCCGTCAGTCCACTT GCTCGTCATTACTACCAGATCATCAAGAGGCCGATGGACCTGTCTGTGATCAGGGCTAAACTCAACAAGAGGAATACCCGACATTATAGGTCACCGGAGCAGTTTGTTGCCGATGTCTATCTTATGTTCCGCAACTGTGCAAAGTTCAATTAT CCTGACTCTGAGGTGGCTCAGGCAGGCCGCAGCCTCGAGGCGTTCTTCATCTCCAAGCTGAAGGAAGTGTTCCCAGACCGAGGCTTCCCTGCGGCTGAGGCGGACTCTGACAGCGACGAGTACGATGAGGCCTACAGGGCTGCTGAGGGTGGTTTCCCCTGGCCCGAGAGGAGGGAGCAGTgccacaggaagaggaagaggagaaactCTCTCAAGGCCAGGAGACATCACTTCTAA
- the trim66 gene encoding tripartite motif-containing protein 66 isoform X2, producing MEKSCSECSEPTLAHSLCTVCNKWLCYQCTDVHQHQRAPTTSQYTDLHPQQRPGAMQRPDLHQRGSGSLPPTGQGPGSYPCSLLMCHSHRQEPLELFCESCDLLCCSSCHLSSHKNHRVVQIGKALQDQQWLLESLMVQVEERRSAVENNAKQIEDRLHGVKIAHRKAENQIKMAKMIMMNELNKRANLLIEQLEKISEDFQQHLEDQLQGAIEICGQLDHVQKFITWATTHHCRGPVLFSRALISLQMQQLLEPSFHSDSWSPVKIRFNWDASYWTKQISSLGQLTVEGGNCTYPQGLACSSILRPQPITCLALPPVCHRGREPSCGYKACCEPQMCCLHGIPSQPDLSGLDKSQLEASLCTSSCVQPALISASLHQSQQLQRCWDPDNSSQCPPPSSPVAMMGPIQLNCSRGSTSQPQATASQPQPHTKSYLYHQRQREVPPDSQAQPSADRSRPGQCQGKLSTSAALLQDLSHSAVDRDVMTEDIWEERCRVEEARGQTTAADCRELLDEELQQDRREQSPVQHQQQLHVPLAAELRKEPQRNRPALLLRDHRDGRSESCIPLPRATDQRSTSLEVSMTAHECVSDVQSSRLSPSLVCARRKRRSQSIPAELVAPSSSPYSERPTGCTHGLEAGAANKCASVDPRQRRASDGVLCVVKETSTDTAPSRGHRSPLLSYKTEPDHCFSHVNEEIDYDAEEKSRMSRNGHNSTDVQKDSRRPRVPVVCLERLKILVSQLPPHGRRQSDPLPASGAERSDALLQQRAWHEATPEGLPGGSETTRTTHSLTAPPYAERQYTTHSTTSETDSRGRISSHKASTLLTADPEHLPQSYSTLDLDSDSDPRSVSEEDVVVSWTDPDPQLDSDASPESDPNAESSSEAELECVAEEKSVAAGEMGLCAETGIAGDSEPSLEYEADPESDAGVGSEDGRGLDADAESGDAETGSDVQPNYDPSFHAETDSDVVSDQPPDSQGSLESELDVESEPELTTDEPQPLRSDLEEESHIGPGQRPLLIANPVAQRGTDEVQPDQDNTEMESEDFCAVCLIGGDLLCCDRCPKVFHLSCHIPSLLSFPSGDWVCSLCRDVVQPEVEYDCENERTSGEHTLAHGLPACDQRKCERLTLLILSNILSAPFHEPVSPLCFFTQARHYYQIIKRPMDLSVIRAKLNKRNTRHYRSPEQFVADVYLMFRNCAKFNYPDSEVAQAGRSLEAFFISKLKEVFPDRGFPAAEADSDSDEYDEAYRAAEGGFPWPERREQCHRKRKRRNSLKARRHHF from the exons ATGGAGAAG agCTGCTCAGAGTGCTCAGAGCCGACACTTGCACACAGCCTGTGTACAGTCTGCAACAAGTGGTTGTGTTACCAGTGCACAGATGTGCATCAGCATCAGAGAGCCCCCACCACTTCACAGTACACAGACTTGCACCCACAGCAGAGGCCCGGTGCCATGCAGCGTCCTGACCTGCACCAGAGAGGCTCCGGCTCCCTGCCTCCGACTGGACAAG GTCCGGGGTCGTATCCTTGTTCCCTCCTCATGTGCCACTCTCACAGACAGGAGCCCTTGGAGCTGTTTTGTGAGTCATGTGACCTTCTGTGCTGTAGCAGCTGTCACCTGTCCTCCCACAAAAACCACAG GGTGGTGCAGATTGGGAAGGCCCTGCAGGATCAGCAGTGGCTGTTGGAGAGCCTGatggtgcaggtggaggagaggaggtctGCAGTGGAGAACAATGCTAAACAGATAGAGGACAG GCTTCATGGAGTAAAGATTGCACACAGGAAGGCAGAGAACCAGATTAAAATGGCAAAGATGATTATGATGAACGAGCTTAACAAACGAGCCAACCTATTAATAGAGCAACTGGAG aaaatctCGGAGGACTTCCAGCAGCATCTGGAGGACCAGCTGCAGGGGGCAATAGAGATATGTGGCCAGCTGGACCATGTTCAGAAGTTCATCACCTGGGCCACGACCCACCACTGCAGAGGCCCGGTGCTCTTCAGCCGGGCTCTG ATTTCGCTCCAGATGCAGCAACTGCTTGAGCCGTCATTTCACTCAGACTCCTGGAGTCCTGTCAAGATCAGATTCAACTGGGATGCCAGTTACTGGACGAAGCAGATTTCCTCTTTAG GCCAGCTCACTGTTGAAGGGGGAAACTGCACTTATCCTCAGGGCTTGGCCTGCTCCAGTATTCTGAGGCCTCAGCCAATCACCTGCTTGGCTCTGCCGCCTGTGTGTCACAGAGGACGTGAGCCGAGCTGTGGGTACAAGGCCTGCTGTGAGCCCCAGATGTGTTGCCTGCACGGCATTCCCTCTCAACCAGATCTGTCCGGTCTAGACAAAAGCCAGCTGGAAGCCTCTCTTTGTACCTCCAGCTGTGTTCAGCCTGCCCTTATCTCCGCCTCCTTGCACCAgagccagcagctccagaggtGCTGGGACCCAGACAACTCATCGCAGTGTCCTCCCCCTTCATCACCCGTAGCAATGATGGGACCCATCCAGCTCAACTGCAGTCGAGGATCAACATCCCAGCCACAAGCTACTGCTTCTCAGCCCCAGCCTCACACAAAATCTTATCTCTACCACCAACGCCAGAGAGAGGTTCCTCCAGATAGCCAGGCACAGCCAAGTGCAGACCGTAGCAGGCCAGGCCAGTGTCAGGGGAAGCTGTCGACCAGCGCCGCTCTGCTGCAGGATCTCAGCCACTCAGCTGTGGACAGAGATGTGATGACTGAAGACATCTGGGAGGAGAGAtgcagggtggaggaggctcGGGGACAGACGACGGCAGCTGAttgcagagagctgctggatgaggagctgcagcaggacaggagggagCAGAGTCCTGtccaacatcagcagcagctccatgtTCCTCTTGCAGCAGAGCTGAGAAAGGAGCCGCAGAGGAACAGACCTGCACTGCTACTCAGAGACCACAGAGACGGCAGG TCTGAATCCTGCATACCTCTCCCAAGGGCCACGGATCAG AGATCCACGTCCCTGGAGGTGTCAATGACAGCCCacgagtgtgtgtctgatgtgcagagcagcaggctcAGCCCGAGTTTAGTGTGcgcgaggaggaagaggcgcTCCCAAAGCATCCCGGCGGAACTGGTGGCTCCATCTAGCAGCCCTTACTCCGAAAGGCCCACAGGATGCACTCACGGCCTGGAGGCAGGAGCTGCAAATAAG TGTGCCAGCGTGGATCCCAGACAGAGGAGAGCTTCAGATGGGGTTCTCTGTGTTGTCAAAGAAACTTCGACTGACACAGCACCCTCCAGAGGCCACCggtctcctctgctgtcctATAAGACTGAGCCAG aTCATTGTTTTTCTCACGTGAATGAAGAGATTGATTATGATGCCGAGGAGAAAAGCAGGATGTCGAGAAATGGCCACAACAG CACGGATGTTCAGAAGGACTCGAGAAGGCCCAGGGTTCCAGTGGTTTGCTTAGAGCGTCTCAAAATACTTGTGTCTCAGCTCCCCCCACATGGACGACGGCAGAGTGACCCTCTTCCTGCCAGCGGGGCGGAGAGGAGTGACgccctcctgcagcagagagcctgGCACGAAGCAACACCTGAA GGACTACCTGGAGGCTCTGAGACCACGAGGACCACCCACTCACTCACAGCACCACCATATGCAGAGCGTCAGTATACCACACACTCCACCACCAGTGAGACCGACAGTCGAGGGAGAATCAGCTCTCATAAAGCATCCACACTGCTGACCGCTGACCCCGAACACTTGCCACAGAGTTACTCCACACTGGatctggactctgactctgatcCCAGGTCAGTCTCAGAAGAAGACGTAGTTGTTTCTTGGACTGATCCAGACCCACAGCTAGACTCAGATGCATCGCCAGAGTCTGACCCAAATGCAGAGTCTTCATCGGAGGCTGAACTTGAATGTGTGGCTGAGGAGAAATCGGTGGCTGCAGGAGAGATGGGGCTCTGCGCTGAAACTGGTATTGCAGGAGATTCAGAGCCAAGTCTCGAGTATGAGGCAGACCCAGAATCAGATGCAGGGGTAGGATCAGAGGATGGCCGAGGGCTGGACGCTGATGCGGAATCAGGCGATGCTGAAACGGGGTCAGATGTCCAGCCTAACTATGACCCCAGTTTCCATGCAGAGACTGATTCTGACGTCGTATCCGATCAGCCTCCAGACTCTCAGGGCTCTCTGGAGTCCGAGCTCGACGTAGAATCGGAACCTGAACTGACAACCGACGAACCGCAACCCCTTCGCTCTGACCTGGAGGAGGAGTCCCACATTGGTCCCGGTCAGAGGCCGCTTCTGATTGCAAACCCCGTCGCCCAGAGGGGCACAGACGAAGTCCAGCCTGACCAGGacaacacagagatggagagtgaggacttctgtgctgtgtgtctgatTGGAGGAgacctgctgtgctgtgacCGCTGTCCCAAAGTCTTTCATCTGTCTTGCCATATCCCGTCTCTGCTAAGCTTCCCCTC AGGTGACTGGGTGTGCAGCCTGTGCAGAGACGTTGTGCAGCCAGAGGTTGAGTACGACTGTGAGAATGAAAGAACATCTGGAGAACACACATTGGCACATGGACTGCCTGCATGTGACCAGAGA aaatgtgagcGGCTGACTCTTCTGATCCTCAGTAACATCCTGAGCGCTCCCTTTCATGAGCCCGTCAGTCCACTT TGTTTTTTCACGCAGGCTCGTCATTACTACCAGATCATCAAGAGGCCGATGGACCTGTCTGTGATCAGGGCTAAACTCAACAAGAGGAATACCCGACATTATAGGTCACCGGAGCAGTTTGTTGCCGATGTCTATCTTATGTTCCGCAACTGTGCAAAGTTCAATTAT CCTGACTCTGAGGTGGCTCAGGCAGGCCGCAGCCTCGAGGCGTTCTTCATCTCCAAGCTGAAGGAAGTGTTCCCAGACCGAGGCTTCCCTGCGGCTGAGGCGGACTCTGACAGCGACGAGTACGATGAGGCCTACAGGGCTGCTGAGGGTGGTTTCCCCTGGCCCGAGAGGAGGGAGCAGTgccacaggaagaggaagaggagaaactCTCTCAAGGCCAGGAGACATCACTTCTAA